The following nucleotide sequence is from Novosphingobium sp. KA1.
CCGAAACCTTCGTCACGGCGGGCGCACCGACGGACACGGTGTTCAAGCCCACCGGCACCGGACTGGAATTCGTCCCGATCACCCACCCCAACTCGGTGGCGGCGGGCGAAGTGGCGCAGTTCCGCTTCCTGATCGACGGCAAGCCGGCGGCCGGGGTCAAGGTCACCGTCATCGCCGGCGGTGTGCGCTACCGTGAAGAGACGGGTGAAACCGAACTCACCACCGGCGCCGACGGCGTCGTGACGATCAACTGGCCAAGCGCCGGGCTGTACTGGATCAGCGCCGAGGCCCAGGACAAGCGCCCGAGCGACAAGCGCGCGGAGGCCCGCAAGATGTCCTATGCCGCCACGCTGGAAGTGATGACGCCGTAAATCCGGCCGACATCCGCCGCCCGGAAGGCGAGAACGGCCGGCAGACGAGGTCCCGATCGAGACCTCGTCTGCCGGCCTTCTTCGTGCGTGCCCCTTGCGCAGACATCATGGCGTTGCCCGCGCAACGCACGTGACGAAGCCGCAGCAAACCGGCTATAGCGCTCAGGCCTTTGGAAAAGACATCATTGTGACCGGACGGGAAACAATACCTTGAAAAACATCAGGCAAGACGCCGTCTAGCACACCGCCGCGAGACGTAAAATCCCTTGAAAATCTCATAATCCACGGGCAATCTTACAGGAATTTGCGCATTACCATGTTTCCCTGGGGAAATATTCTGTATCTCCAAGGGATACAATCAAGGCAATGGCAACAACCGCACAGGGAATGACGCCGGATGGATCTCGAGGACTTGCGCAGCTTCGCGATGGTGGTCCGTCACGGTGGATTTTCGGCGGCGGAGCGCGTCACCGGCGACGCGCGCGGCAAGCTGTCGAAACGGGTGGCGAAGCTGGAACGCGATCTTGGCGCACGCCTGCTCGAACGCTCCACCCGCAGCGTGCGCGTCACCGATGTCGGGCTCGAAGTCTACCGCCAGTGCGAGATCATCGAGGAAGGGCTCGCCGCCACGCGCGCAGTGGCCCAGCGCTCGCGCGAGGATGTCAGCGGGCTACTGCGCATCGCCTGCCCGCCCGGACTGTCCCGCTTCCTCGGGGCCGAGGGCCTGGCCTCGTTCCTCACCCGCTATCCGCAAGTGCGGGTCGACATGCACCTCACCAGCCGCCGGGTGGACATCATCGGCGAAGGCTATGACATCGCCTTGCGGGTCGAACTGGAAAAGGAAACCGACCTGTCGCTGACGATGCGCCAGCTAGGCCGCGGCCAGCGCATCCTGGTGGCAAGCCCGCGCTTCCTCGCCGATCTCACCGCACCGGTCTCGATCAACATGCTGGCAAAGATGCCCACCCTCTCCGTCGGCGAACATGCCGAGCAGCACCGCTGGGAGCTGGTCGACGACGAGGGCGAGCAGCGGCGCATCCTCCATCATCCGCGCCTTTGCAGCAACGATTCCAGCATCGTGCGTGACGCCGCGCTCGAAGGCCTTGGCGTCGCCCTGCTGCACGAACGCGCCTGCCGGCAGGACGTTGCTGCCGGCCGCCTCGAACGGGTCCTGCCGCAATGGCACACTGCCGCCGCCGTGCTGCACATGGTCTTCGCCACGCGCCTCGGCATGTCGGCGGCGCTGCGCGCCTTCATCGACCATTATGCCGATCAGCCGTTCTTCACGCTGGAAGCCCCGCCGCTCGCAACCCGTTGAAGGGTGCGGCCTCGGATCACGTCACGACTTGCGGCTCCGCATTTCGAACGTCACCCGTTTCGGCCCGGTCCTCCTCGAAGCGCTGCTTGAACAGGTCGAACGGCTCGTTTGCCGGGTTGGCCTCCCGGAACTTGGTACGCCCCTCGTCCTTGAGATAGTCGGCGTAAAGCATCGTCGTGGTGCCGACGCGGCGTACGGAAAGCACCGTGTCCATCTGCTCCATGAACACGCCCAGCTTCTCGATCGGCGCGCAGGCGAAGACCTGGAGGTTGAACTCGCGCAGCAGCGCCAGGCATGAATTGACGTTACCGCCGTCGAGCGCGTTGAACGCCTCGTCGAACAGGATGATGCCAAGGCCAAGGTTGTCGCGATTGTCCTCGGTGGAATGGCACACGCTCGACATCGCGCAGGCCATGGCGATGTAGAACGGCACCTGCTTCTCGCCGCCCGAACCACTGCCCTGCCGCTTGGCATAGTCCGAAGTCACGCGCTGGCCGTCGAGCGTCGTCGTCACCAGTTCGAATTGCAGATAGTTGCGATAGTCGCTGATCTGCTCGACGTTCTCGCCCTCGTCGATCATGCGCTTGATGCGCTCGACGCCCTTCATCAGGCTGGGTTCGAGAGCCGACGTGGCGCCGCCCTCCTCGAACAGCGCGCCGACGTCGATGCTGTTGAGCTGCACCCGCCGCGCGATCTCGACGATCTCGGCATAGAAGCGGTCCGGCTTCACCTCGATGCGGTAGAGTTCGCCGTGGAACGGCCGCAGTTGCAGGCTGCGGTTGAGCGTGCGAATCTGCCGCTTGGCGCCCTCGATCCGGTCGTGCAGCTTGACCAGCATGTCGGTCTTCAGCGAGGTCTCGATCGAGGTCCGCGCTTCCTGCGCCTGATCGCGGTATTCGCTCAGCGTATTGTTGACGATGGAAGCCTGCTGGCCTTCCAGCCATGCCAGCTGCGCCTCGGGCCCGGCCTCGCGGTCGAACTGTCCGGCGATCCCGGCATCGTGGGCATAGGCATAGGCCTTTTGCGGCGCCTGTCCCAGCAGCTGGTTGACCCGCGTGCGGGCCTTGGCGGCCTGATCTTGCGCGGCGTTACGCAGGGCGGGCAGCACCTTGCCATGTTCGGCCAGCAGGAAATCGAAGTCCCTCAGCGCGGCTTCCCGCTCGGCGGCGGCAAGGACATCGCGTTCGGCAAACATCGCTTCGGCCTTGGCGAACTCGTCCCGCGCGACCGCGAGCTTTTCGGCGGCGCTGCCGACGAGGTGGCCGGAGACGCGCTGCGCCTTCTCATCGTTCTTCAGTTCCTCCTCGTATTCGGCAAGGTCCGCCCTGAGGCCGACCAGCCGCTCGCGGATCTCGACCGGGCGCTCGCCTTCGAGGGTGCGGATATTGTCGCGGATCTGGGCGACGCTTTCAGCCGTGCTCTGGCGGGCGCGTTCGAGGTCGTCGAGGCTGCGGCTTCCGGCGACATCGAGGAAACGCTGGATGTCCTCGACCAGCGCCTTCAGCGCACCTGCCTGCGCTTCGCTGCTGGCGAGCGAGCGCTCCTGCCCGGCGACCAGTTCTTCCAGCACCGGGATGTTCTTGCGGCTGGCTTCCTTGCCCAGCCGATGGACCTGCGCGGGGCGGCGGTTCTCGATCGAGCCGCCCGAGGCGAAGAGGCAATCCGGGGTGACGGCGCGGTCGTGCCGCAACAGGTCCTGCTCGGTCTCGACCCGGCGCACGGTGTTGAGGCGGCGGTTGATGAAGGCCCGCGCGTGGGGATTGTCCGTCTCGATCACGTCGGCAAGGCTGCCCGCCGTGGCGCTTTGCGTGCCCTCGCCCGTCTTCGTCGTGTTGACGATCTGGGTGCCGGGATAGTCGCGGCGCTGGCGGCGCAGCAGGGCGATGGCTTCCTGCGCCTGACGCGGCTCGACCACCAGCGCATCGCGCGCGGCGCCCAGTAGCGTTTCGGCCGCATCAACCCAGCGCTCGTTGGTCACCTCAACCAGTTCGGCAATCGGCCTTGCGGCAATGCCGTGCGCTTCAAGATAGTCGATCAGCCGCGCCGTGGGGCCCTCGACCAGCGCACCCCCGCGGGCGAGGGTCTGCAACTGCTCGCGGTTCTCGCGGAGCTGGCCGCGCAGCGTGGCGCCGGTCCGGAGATGGCCCTCGCGCGCGTCCTGCGCTTTGGCCACATAGCGCGCCAGCGGATCGACAAGGCGGGTAACGATCTGGTCGATATCGCGCGCGGCAAGCCCGGCCTCGCCCGCAACCCGGCTGCGCAGCGCCTCCAGCGCTTCCTTCGCGCGCAGATATTCGCCCTCGCCGTACGTCAGCACCAGCCGGTCGGCGAGGCCCGCCGCGCCGCCGATGGCGGCGAAATAGGCCTGATAGTCCTTGTCCGCCTCGGCATGGGCGCGCTGGGCGATGGGCAGGTTGAGGTCGCGGAACTCGCGGATCGCCTGTTCGCGCGTGTCGTTTTCCAGCGCGCGCGAGATCTCGCGGATTTCCTCGGTCACACGGGCAATGGCCTCGCGCGTGCGGGTCAGGCGGCGGTCGGCCAGCGCCTGTTCCTCCAGCTTGCTCTCGTGCTGGATAGTGACGAGGCGCAAGTGCTCTTCCAGCCGGTCACGCTCGGCCTTGCCGGCCACCCAGCGCAGCCGGGTTTCCTCGGAAGTCTTGTCGGCCAATTCACGGTAGGCGGCAATCGCCTCGCCGACCTGCTGCTTCTGGACTTCGAGGTCCTCGATCTTCTTGAGCAGCCCGCGCCACGTCGAGACCGACTTGCGCAGCGCCTCCACATCGAGCCCGGCGGGATCGAGCAGGAATTCGCGCACGAATTCGGTGGCCGACTTCATCTCGCGGATGCGCAAGCCGTTCTTCAGCGTCTTGAGGAACTTTTCCGGGTCCGCGTGATGCCCCTTGCCGCCCAGTACCGTGAGCACACGGCGGGTGAAGTGGGTGGGCCGGTGGCCAAGGTTCTCGAAGCCGGGAACCTTGCGCAGCCGCGCCGTTAGTTCGCCCCAGGGCAGGACGTAGGGCGCACCGTCCACGTCCTCCAGAAAGTCGCTGTCGCGCAGCGACTGGTCGGGGGCGATGAAGGCGCCGAGCACTTCCTCGTTCTGCTCGCCATCGACCGCGCTCATGCCGATGCCCACGGTCCAGCACTTGCCGTCGTGCTCGCGCTCGAACACCAGCGAGACGTAGCTGATGCAGTTGGAGCGCAGCGTCTCGCCCGCCACGCGGCCCAGGCAGTAGTCGAAGACCGAGCGGTTCTCGCCCACCTTGCGCGTCTGCCCGGCCGTGACATTGGCGCTGGCGTTGAGCTGGAAGTAGTTGCGGTTGTTGCCGGTCAGCACGACCTGGATCGCGTCGAGGATCGACGACTTGCCCGCGCCGTTGGGGCCGATCAGCGAGGTGCTGCCCCTCAGGTCGATCGACAGGCGTTCGAAGGTGTACCAGTTGATCAGGTTGATGCGGCTGAGCTTGATCATTCCGCAATCTCCTGTTCGCGCGCTTCAATCGGGGCTGCTTCTTCCGCATGGCTCCCGGGCAATTGCCCTTGCGCCTCGGCGGCGAGCCTTGCCTGCGTCGCGGCGATCCATTCCTCGATGCGGGTCTGCCAGGCATCGCCGGTCACGCTGCGGATCGAGGGACGGATGGTGATGCCGACGCCGTTTTCCAGCGCGATCTCGTCGCCCAGATCGATGAAGCGGCGGCGGCGGAACGCGTCTAGGATCTTGCGCACGCGCGCCCATGGCGGACGCGGCCGGGCGACCCACTGGTCATAGCGCTCCATCACTTCCATCGAGGTCGTCTCGATGTGGCCGAATTCCTCCTGGCTCATCGTCAGCACGCCCTGTTCGAACGTGGCGCGCAAAGCCAGCAGCACGATCGTCTCGTCGACCGAAAGCACGGTGCGCGAAAGGCTCTCCTGCGGGCGCAGCTCGATCATCATCTCATCGGCCCGGATCACCAGATCGCGCCCGAGCGCATCGAACAGCCCGCGAAAATAGGCCGCGTGGCGCACGACGAGGTCGTAGGTGCCAGCGGCATTGTAATCGTCGCGGAACAGGCATTGCTGGGCGAGCAGGCGATCCGCCGCGCGCACCATCATCTCCTTGGAGACATCGCGGTTCTGCGGGCGTTCCAGCAGCTCTTCAAGGTCGTACAGCGTGGCGGCGGTCATTGTTCTGCACTCGGGTAATCGGGGGAAATGCGTTCGATGCGGAAGGCGGAAAAGGCCGACCAGTCAGTCTCGACGACGCGGCCCGGATCGTGGACCACGCGGAAGCGCCGCAGCAGTTCCTTGTTGCCAAACATGTCGAGCTGGCGGGCGCCTTGCAGCAGCAACGCCTGCTCGGGGCTGTCGATACGGAACTGGCCCGCATCCAGCCCCTCGCGCGCGCCCAGATTGCGCTCGATGTAATCAGCGATCTTCTGCGGCGTGACCGCCAGTTGCAGCAGATAGACCTTCTGCGACTGGTCGTAGGCAATAAGCGCAGGATCGACCTCGGCCCGGCGCACCGGGCTGGGCGCCGCGATCGGCCGCCGCATCGTCGGCGAGGCAAGGCTTTCCGGCCCCCAGTGCCGTACCGGATCGGTGAGTTCGGACGGAACCTCGACAGGCTCCTCCCAGTCGCAGGGCACGGCGGCCACATCGCGCAGCAGGTGCGTGACCCGAAGCAGGCTCGAACCATCGACCTCGTTCATGTAGCTGACGGTGCGGGCAATCCGCTGTTCGAGGCGGCTGCGGAAGGCGTCGATATCGTCGAGCCGTTCCTCCGCCGCATCGAAGATCCGCTTCACTTGCGCCAGATGCTGCCGGACCTTCGACAGCGCCGCCTCGTGGCTTCCCGCCAGCCCCTGCGCCACGTAGCCCTGCGCAAAGGCCGTCACCACGGCAGGATCATGCTCGTAGTCGGATATCATCTGGATGATCCGGTTACGGTGGCGGAACGGATTGTTGGTGGTCTTGATGACCCGGTAATCCGAGATCAGCACGTCCTCCACGAAGTGGAAGAAACTGGCCAGGATGCGCGTGGGCTGCGGGTCGGAAACAATGCGCTGCTCGTGCGCGCGCAAATTGCCGATGATCGCCGAAAGGTGCTGCTGGAACCGCCGCGCACGCAAGGCCGCGTCCGCCAGCGAGGATGCCTTGTCGAGCGGATTGTCGCCCAGCCGCTCGATCACGCTTTCGAGCGCGGCGATGGTCCCGCCGAAGTGGACCGCCTCGCCCTCCTCGATCGCGCTCAGCGTTTCGAGCAGCATCGAGACCGAGGCGTCGAGATCGACCATCTGCACATAGCCGCGCGAATGCTCGACCAGCCAGCCTGCCTGCTTCAGCCGGAGGTAGACGTTGTGCGGATTCTGGCTGGCATCGGCATTGGCGGCATCGGACGAAAAGTCCTCGGCAATGTCGGAAAGCCGGTCGATCTGGGTGGCGATGAAGGCGACAAGATCATCCTTGCGGACCTGGTCGGCGTAGTTCTCGCCGAAGAACGCGCGGTAGACCCAGAGGATCAGGCGCGCATAGTCACGCCGCGCGGGCGAGGACAGCACCCCGAAAAGGCTGGGCGGCAGGTGCCCGAACAGCGCATCCCGCTTTTCCTGCCCATTTTCTCCAGTACCGCCGCTCTGCATCGAAATCCCATGATCGCCTCCGCGAGAATCAGCGGGTCGGCGCAAGGGGGCGGCACATAGGAGCGCGCGGCAGCCACGGCAACTGCATGGAGCAGACTGTAAACAGGGCGATCAACAGGGATGCGGCGACCCGTTCCGCACGCAACGCCACCCGGCGGATGTCCGCTCCTACACCACCGCCACCTCGGGGTTTTGCGCAAACACGGCATCGACACCGCTGACGATCCCGCGCGTCAGCGCCCTTGGCACTGCAACTGCAAACCCGCGCGTGACCAGCCCCTCTACCGCCCAGCGCACGCAAAAGTCGGCGGCGACACCGACGACCGTGACGCTGTCGATCCCCGATGCCACCAAGGTCCCGAAAAACAGGTCCCGCTCTATGCGCGTGCCCTGTTCCGTCACCAGTTCCAGGCCGGGCTCCGCCCACATGTCGAACACCCCCTTGTCGAGCGTATAGACAGGAATGCCCGCATCCACGGCGGCAATGTCGAGCACGCTCTGCCAGCCCGGCGTCGCCTTGTCGCAGTGGATCGGAAACTGCCGGGCCTCGCTGGAGGCGGCATAAGTCACCGGATCATGCGTGTCGAAGGTCAGCAGCACGCCGGCCGTTTCCGCAGGCGTCAGCGCGGCAAGCCATTGCTGCATGGGCGCTACGATGGCCTCGGCATCCGGCACCGGCAGCGCGCCAGAGGCTTCGACAAAATCGCGCTGCATGTCGACGACGATTACGAAACTGCGCATGGCGGATGGTCCTTCATCGGTATTGGGCTGTGAAATCATTGTTAGGCGAGGCGAACTGCACGGCAAGCGGCAAGCCCGCCGCCGCCACCAGTTTTGCCGCAAGTGCATCGGCATCCCCAGTGACAACCGTGCCCTGCTCAAGCCAGGCGAGACACCCGCCCCGCGCCTGATCAAGGCAGGTCAGGGCCAGCGAAGCGGTGATCGCCAGTTCCCCGCCCAGGCCGCGACCCAGCCCGAGATCGGCGGCAATGCGTTCGCCCAGCCGTTCGGGGCAGAGCAAGCCGAACCGCAGCGTCTCCTGCCAGGGGTTGGCATGGTTGGTGGCATCCTCCACCACGAACCACCCATCGATGGCACGTTCATCCTCCATCGGCCCGCGCCCGTGCCGGGTCAGATAGCAACGCGTGGCGTAAGTCACCTCGAGCGCGGAAATCCCCGCCTCGCCGGCAATCGCGGCGATATTGGCCAGCCCCGTGCTGGAGCGGGTAACAAAGGGGAACCCCTCGGCTCCCTGATCGAGCAGCAGCCCCTGCGCCGCCTCGAAGATCACCGTCCCCTGCCTGCCGAGCACGGCATCACCGGAGAGTTCCACGCGTGAGCGGAAGGCGGCGCATTGGTCCAGGAAACGCTCCAGCACGCCATCCGCCGATGCATGTTCCAGCGGGCCGCCATGCGGATCGAGGCCCAGTTCGGCTGCCCGAGCGCCCAACCATGCACTCCGGATCGCGTGCAATTTGCCGCGCAGATCCGCGCTCCACAGATCGGCGACAGTGAGTGCAAAGGCCGTCTGCTGGCAGCGCCCCACCGTCTCCCCGAACCCGAGGCCGCAGCTGCCGTGCCGCCTCTTGCCGCGCGCCAGTTCGGCCGCCTGGTTGACCATCATGTCCCAGGGCGTCGTCACCCAGCCGCGCGGATCGGCGGTGATAAGGGGTGCGAGGCCCTTGGCGCCCAGCGCCGCGCACTCCTCGGCGAGCAGGATCGGGTGCGACACCATGAAGCGAGAGAAATGCGTGGCCGCGCCGCGAAATGCCGCCGAGCCGATATGGTGGAACACGTGCCGCTGCCCGCCGGTCTCGACCGTGTGCCCGGCCTGCGCACCGCCATTGCTGCGCACCACGACCACCTCCGGGCCAAGCGAGGCAGCGAGCCAGTCGACCGTGCGCCCCTTGCCCTCGTCACCGTAGCTGGCGCCGATCACCGCCTGCGCGCGCATGTCACTCGCTCCCCCATCCGCGGCCGCCAAGCCCGCCTTCGGCAAACCGCCGCAGCGGCTCCGGCAGCAGCGCGGCCAAGCCTCCGGCAGCGCGGCGAGGACGACCACTCGCCGCCTCGATGGTGGCGACAATGGTTTCCGCCAGCCGCGTGGGGTCCTTTAAGTGGATCACCCGCTCCGGCAGGATCGCTTCCCAGGACGCCCTGACCTTGGCCATGTTACGCGCCGCGTAGCTGCCGTCGACGATGATGTGAAACACCTCGTATCCAGCGCTCGCCAACCGCACCGCCTCGCGCCCGGAAATGCCGCGCCTTGCATCAAGACCCAGGACCCGTACCAATTGGTCACGCTCGATCCCGTCAAGCACCGGCTCGTCACCCACCGTGAACAGGAAACCCTTGCGACCGCGTCTTTGCTGCGCGTCATGCACCGTCTTCAATCCGGCAAAGGCATGGGCAAGGCAATAACTCTCGCCGTCGTTGCCACCCCCGCCGCCTTCCAGCCAGAGCTGGCGGAGCTGCTCGACGATGCGCAAGTCAGCCTCGAACTGGGTGACCTGCAGTGGCGCCCGGTCGCAATAGGCATCGCCGATCGCCATGGCCATGACGTGCGGATCACTTACCGGGCGGCGGTCCATCAGCGCGGTGAACGTTTCATTGAGACCGCGCACGACCAGTTCCTCGGCGAGCATGCCCATCGATCCGGTGACGTCGACGCCGATGATGATCGGCGTCGCTTCCGGGTTTTGCCCGCTGTCGCGCGATTCCCGCAAGGTCACGCGGGCGGGATCGTAAGCCTTGTCCATGCCCAGCGCGCCGAACAGTTCGCGGCGGCTCCGCCCGTGGATCGATCCGGCAGCATAGGCATCCCAATCCCGCGCGCTCCAGTTGCCATGTCCCATCGCTTGGTCTCCATCTTCCGACTCAATAAACGTCATTTTGCATTTTAATTTATAAGATGCAATATGCAGTTTATGAACAATCAATCTGATCGACCGATCCTGACTGTCGACGTCGTGCCCCTGACACTCGCAAATGGCCGTCTCTGCGTGCTGCGCGCAGTGCGTCCCGAGGCCCCGTTCGCGGGCCGCGCGGCGCTGATCGGCGGTTACGTCCACACCGACGAGGACCGCCATCTCGGCGATAGCGCCCGCCGCGTGCTGGCCGCCAAGGCCGGGCTCAGCGCACTCTACGTGGAGCAGCTATCCACCTTTTCCGGTCCCAATCGCGATCCGCGCGGCTGGTCTGCCAGCGTCGCCTATTTCTCGCTTTCGCCGCTCGCCGCGCTGCAACCGGCGCTGGAGGTCCCCGGCCTCGAACTGGTGCCTGCGAACGAGGCGGGCGGCATGCCGTTCGACCATGACACGATCCTCGCCGCCGCGCTGGCGCGGCTGCGCGGCAAGGGCGCCTATTCCGACCTGCCCGCGCGTTTTCTGGAGGCGGAGTTCACCCTCGCCGAGTTGCACACGGTCTACGAGATCGCGCTTGGCGAAGCGCTCAACATCGATGCCTTCCGCCGCAAGGTGATGGAGCGTGGTTTCATCGAGGAAAGCGGCGCCAAACGCCGCGAGCCCGGCGCCAATAGGCCCTCCCTGCTCTATCGGCTGAAAGCGGGTCACGCGGTGTTCGACCGCCGGATGTAACCGCTACCGCCCCCCGACGCGCCCTGCGCTGCTGCCACCTTTTCCTGACCGGCGCGGGCCGCTATCGATTGTTCCAATGCCTGCTTCCCCCCAAGCCGCAGCCCCCCGCGCGGCATCCGCCCACGATCTTGCCCGCGCGGCCGACTTTCTCGCCACCTGCGAGGACTACCGCGTGCTGCGCAAGCTGCGCCCGATTGCGCGCTTCCACGTGCCGCGCCCCGGCAGCGAGGGCCGCATCGGCGTTGCCCTCGACGTCGAGACGACCGGGCTCGACCATGAGGCGGACCGCATCATCGAACTCGCCGTCCAGCGTTTCCGCTACGATGAGGCCGGACGCATCGTACAAGTCGGACAGCCCCGCGTCTGGCGCGAGGACCCCGAGCGCGTGCTCGATCCGCGCATCACCAAGCTGACCGGGCTCACCAATGCCATGCTCGACGGACAGGCGATCGACGAAGCGGCTGCCATTGACATCCTGGCCTCGGCAGACCTCATCGTTGCCCACAATGCCGCATTCGACCGGCCCTTTGTCGACAGGCGTCTGCCTGCCATCGCCGACAAGGCCTGGGCCTGTTCGATGGCCGAACCCGACTGGCTGGAACTCGGTTTCGACGGGCG
It contains:
- a CDS encoding LysR family transcriptional regulator translates to MDLEDLRSFAMVVRHGGFSAAERVTGDARGKLSKRVAKLERDLGARLLERSTRSVRVTDVGLEVYRQCEIIEEGLAATRAVAQRSREDVSGLLRIACPPGLSRFLGAEGLASFLTRYPQVRVDMHLTSRRVDIIGEGYDIALRVELEKETDLSLTMRQLGRGQRILVASPRFLADLTAPVSINMLAKMPTLSVGEHAEQHRWELVDDEGEQRRILHHPRLCSNDSSIVRDAALEGLGVALLHERACRQDVAAGRLERVLPQWHTAAAVLHMVFATRLGMSAALRAFIDHYADQPFFTLEAPPLATR
- a CDS encoding SbcC/MukB-like Walker B domain-containing protein; this translates as MIKLSRINLINWYTFERLSIDLRGSTSLIGPNGAGKSSILDAIQVVLTGNNRNYFQLNASANVTAGQTRKVGENRSVFDYCLGRVAGETLRSNCISYVSLVFEREHDGKCWTVGIGMSAVDGEQNEEVLGAFIAPDQSLRDSDFLEDVDGAPYVLPWGELTARLRKVPGFENLGHRPTHFTRRVLTVLGGKGHHADPEKFLKTLKNGLRIREMKSATEFVREFLLDPAGLDVEALRKSVSTWRGLLKKIEDLEVQKQQVGEAIAAYRELADKTSEETRLRWVAGKAERDRLEEHLRLVTIQHESKLEEQALADRRLTRTREAIARVTEEIREISRALENDTREQAIREFRDLNLPIAQRAHAEADKDYQAYFAAIGGAAGLADRLVLTYGEGEYLRAKEALEALRSRVAGEAGLAARDIDQIVTRLVDPLARYVAKAQDAREGHLRTGATLRGQLRENREQLQTLARGGALVEGPTARLIDYLEAHGIAARPIAELVEVTNERWVDAAETLLGAARDALVVEPRQAQEAIALLRRQRRDYPGTQIVNTTKTGEGTQSATAGSLADVIETDNPHARAFINRRLNTVRRVETEQDLLRHDRAVTPDCLFASGGSIENRRPAQVHRLGKEASRKNIPVLEELVAGQERSLASSEAQAGALKALVEDIQRFLDVAGSRSLDDLERARQSTAESVAQIRDNIRTLEGERPVEIRERLVGLRADLAEYEEELKNDEKAQRVSGHLVGSAAEKLAVARDEFAKAEAMFAERDVLAAAEREAALRDFDFLLAEHGKVLPALRNAAQDQAAKARTRVNQLLGQAPQKAYAYAHDAGIAGQFDREAGPEAQLAWLEGQQASIVNNTLSEYRDQAQEARTSIETSLKTDMLVKLHDRIEGAKRQIRTLNRSLQLRPFHGELYRIEVKPDRFYAEIVEIARRVQLNSIDVGALFEEGGATSALEPSLMKGVERIKRMIDEGENVEQISDYRNYLQFELVTTTLDGQRVTSDYAKRQGSGSGGEKQVPFYIAMACAMSSVCHSTEDNRDNLGLGIILFDEAFNALDGGNVNSCLALLREFNLQVFACAPIEKLGVFMEQMDTVLSVRRVGTTTMLYADYLKDEGRTKFREANPANEPFDLFKQRFEEDRAETGDVRNAEPQVVT
- a CDS encoding DUF4194 domain-containing protein; the encoded protein is MTAATLYDLEELLERPQNRDVSKEMMVRAADRLLAQQCLFRDDYNAAGTYDLVVRHAAYFRGLFDALGRDLVIRADEMMIELRPQESLSRTVLSVDETIVLLALRATFEQGVLTMSQEEFGHIETTSMEVMERYDQWVARPRPPWARVRKILDAFRRRRFIDLGDEIALENGVGITIRPSIRSVTGDAWQTRIEEWIAATQARLAAEAQGQLPGSHAEEAAPIEAREQEIAE
- a CDS encoding Wadjet anti-phage system protein JetA family protein, which encodes MQSGGTGENGQEKRDALFGHLPPSLFGVLSSPARRDYARLILWVYRAFFGENYADQVRKDDLVAFIATQIDRLSDIAEDFSSDAANADASQNPHNVYLRLKQAGWLVEHSRGYVQMVDLDASVSMLLETLSAIEEGEAVHFGGTIAALESVIERLGDNPLDKASSLADAALRARRFQQHLSAIIGNLRAHEQRIVSDPQPTRILASFFHFVEDVLISDYRVIKTTNNPFRHRNRIIQMISDYEHDPAVVTAFAQGYVAQGLAGSHEAALSKVRQHLAQVKRIFDAAEERLDDIDAFRSRLEQRIARTVSYMNEVDGSSLLRVTHLLRDVAAVPCDWEEPVEVPSELTDPVRHWGPESLASPTMRRPIAAPSPVRRAEVDPALIAYDQSQKVYLLQLAVTPQKIADYIERNLGAREGLDAGQFRIDSPEQALLLQGARQLDMFGNKELLRRFRVVHDPGRVVETDWSAFSAFRIERISPDYPSAEQ
- a CDS encoding cysteine hydrolase family protein, giving the protein MRSFVIVVDMQRDFVEASGALPVPDAEAIVAPMQQWLAALTPAETAGVLLTFDTHDPVTYAASSEARQFPIHCDKATPGWQSVLDIAAVDAGIPVYTLDKGVFDMWAEPGLELVTEQGTRIERDLFFGTLVASGIDSVTVVGVAADFCVRWAVEGLVTRGFAVAVPRALTRGIVSGVDAVFAQNPEVAVV
- a CDS encoding adenylosuccinate synthetase, coding for MRAQAVIGASYGDEGKGRTVDWLAASLGPEVVVVRSNGGAQAGHTVETGGQRHVFHHIGSAAFRGAATHFSRFMVSHPILLAEECAALGAKGLAPLITADPRGWVTTPWDMMVNQAAELARGKRRHGSCGLGFGETVGRCQQTAFALTVADLWSADLRGKLHAIRSAWLGARAAELGLDPHGGPLEHASADGVLERFLDQCAAFRSRVELSGDAVLGRQGTVIFEAAQGLLLDQGAEGFPFVTRSSTGLANIAAIAGEAGISALEVTYATRCYLTRHGRGPMEDERAIDGWFVVEDATNHANPWQETLRFGLLCPERLGERIAADLGLGRGLGGELAITASLALTCLDQARGGCLAWLEQGTVVTGDADALAAKLVAAAGLPLAVQFASPNNDFTAQYR
- a CDS encoding NUDIX hydrolase, with the protein product MNNQSDRPILTVDVVPLTLANGRLCVLRAVRPEAPFAGRAALIGGYVHTDEDRHLGDSARRVLAAKAGLSALYVEQLSTFSGPNRDPRGWSASVAYFSLSPLAALQPALEVPGLELVPANEAGGMPFDHDTILAAALARLRGKGAYSDLPARFLEAEFTLAELHTVYEIALGEALNIDAFRRKVMERGFIEESGAKRREPGANRPSLLYRLKAGHAVFDRRM
- a CDS encoding 3'-5' exonuclease; this encodes MPASPQAAAPRAASAHDLARAADFLATCEDYRVLRKLRPIARFHVPRPGSEGRIGVALDVETTGLDHEADRIIELAVQRFRYDEAGRIVQVGQPRVWREDPERVLDPRITKLTGLTNAMLDGQAIDEAAAIDILASADLIVAHNAAFDRPFVDRRLPAIADKAWACSMAEPDWLELGFDGRALAYLVSQCGWFYEGHRAENDILALIYLLAHGLPDGRTVMAELIARSEQPGCRVNAVDAPFGAKDLLKARGYRWNAIMRFWSKEIPEAERETEELWLKTEVYTGHGSPALHPVTACDRYKGF